In one Meiothermus sp. Pnk-1 genomic region, the following are encoded:
- a CDS encoding CinA family nicotinamide mononucleotide deamidase-related protein, translating to MFLAEIIGVGSELIYGDTLDTNTSDIAVSLLPYALEVKRTLRVADDVPELVASIRAAWDRSRLVVLSGGLGPTADDVTREAIAEALGEPLELDQAVLDAIEAFFKSRGRVMAEVNRKQAMKIPSAAWLANPRGTAPGWWVHKDGKDLVALPGPPAEWKPMWQELLPKLALPPAYYYQKTFKTFGIGESDIAQALGELFRREEGLEVGSYAKPWGVEVVIRGHSPAAPALAEAIRERLKNVWGEDDDSLPQVVLRGLEARRATLATAESLTGGMLGSLVTEVPGASRVYLGGLVSYSPLAKARFGVPGPVLEAHGTVSAQTARAMAEAVQGALGSTYALATTGVAGPEELEGKPVGTVHIGLAGPGETKVFSYHLPVVSRQTLRQRAAYTALGLLVRELG from the coding sequence ATGTTTTTAGCGGAAATTATTGGCGTGGGCAGCGAACTGATCTATGGAGATACCCTGGATACCAACACCTCGGATATCGCGGTGAGCCTGCTGCCATACGCGCTCGAGGTCAAGCGTACCCTGCGCGTGGCCGATGACGTACCCGAACTTGTGGCCAGTATCCGCGCAGCCTGGGACCGCTCCCGGTTGGTGGTGCTCTCGGGGGGGCTGGGTCCCACCGCCGACGACGTGACCCGCGAGGCCATTGCCGAGGCGCTGGGAGAGCCGCTCGAGCTGGATCAAGCCGTTCTCGACGCTATTGAGGCTTTTTTCAAAAGCCGGGGTCGGGTTATGGCCGAGGTGAACCGCAAGCAGGCCATGAAGATTCCCTCCGCCGCTTGGCTTGCCAACCCGCGTGGAACCGCCCCTGGCTGGTGGGTGCACAAGGACGGCAAGGACCTGGTGGCCCTCCCCGGCCCGCCCGCCGAGTGGAAGCCGATGTGGCAGGAGTTGCTGCCCAAGCTCGCGCTTCCCCCGGCCTACTACTACCAGAAAACCTTTAAGACCTTCGGCATCGGCGAATCCGACATCGCCCAGGCCCTAGGCGAGTTGTTCAGGCGGGAGGAGGGGCTGGAGGTAGGCAGCTACGCCAAGCCTTGGGGGGTCGAGGTGGTAATCCGGGGTCACAGCCCCGCGGCCCCTGCCCTGGCCGAGGCCATCCGGGAGCGGCTCAAGAACGTCTGGGGCGAGGATGACGATAGCCTACCGCAGGTGGTGCTGCGGGGGCTCGAGGCAAGAAGGGCCACCCTCGCCACCGCCGAGTCGCTGACCGGAGGGATGCTAGGGAGCCTCGTCACCGAGGTGCCCGGGGCCAGCCGGGTCTACCTGGGCGGCTTGGTTTCGTATTCGCCTTTGGCCAAGGCCCGCTTTGGCGTCCCTGGTCCCGTTCTCGAGGCTCACGGCACCGTCTCCGCGCAGACCGCCAGGGCCATGGCTGAGGCGGTGCAGGGGGCTTTGGGCTCGACCTACGCCCTGGCGACCACCGGGGTAGCGGGGCCGGAGGAGCTCGAGGGCAAACCGGTTGGAACCGTCCATATCGGCCTGGCTGGGCCGGGCGAGACCAAGGTTTTTTCCTACCACCTGCCCGTGGTCTCCCGACAGACGTTGCGCCAGCGCGCCGCTTATACGGCGCTGGGATTACTGGTCAGGGAGCTGGGATGA
- the fabZ gene encoding 3-hydroxyacyl-ACP dehydratase FabZ, with amino-acid sequence MDILEILKFLPHRYPFLLIDRVLEADEKHFRVLKNVTVNEPHFTGHFPGYPIMPGVLILESMAQASIAVVARQPGVKPGGLVFLVGVEEARFKKPVTPGDALVLEGELLAFRRGLGKVKVRAVVGEEVHAEATLTFMVRGEA; translated from the coding sequence ATGGACATCCTCGAGATCCTCAAGTTCCTGCCTCACCGCTACCCCTTTTTGCTCATTGACCGCGTGCTGGAGGCCGACGAAAAGCATTTTAGGGTCCTCAAGAACGTGACGGTCAACGAGCCGCACTTTACCGGGCACTTCCCCGGTTACCCCATCATGCCGGGGGTGCTGATCCTGGAGAGCATGGCCCAGGCCTCCATCGCGGTGGTGGCCCGGCAGCCCGGGGTGAAACCGGGGGGGCTAGTGTTTTTGGTGGGGGTGGAGGAGGCCCGCTTCAAGAAGCCGGTCACCCCAGGGGATGCGCTGGTCCTCGAGGGGGAGCTGCTCGCTTTTCGCCGCGGGTTGGGCAAGGTCAAAGTGCGGGCGGTGGTGGGCGAGGAAGTGCACGCCGAAGCCACCCTCACCTTCATGGTGCGGGGGGAGGCTTGA
- a CDS encoding Gfo/Idh/MocA family protein, translating to MELKVGVVGVGVMGTYHAQIYAGLPGVRLVGVADPDPERRRVIEQDLEVPAYPEAEALLGKVQAVSIASPTLSHYAQVRRFLQAGVHVLVEKPMTPTLSQAKELVNLAAQEGRVLQVGHVMRFYKAVNELPRMLKQPWMLEARRLGNNRRIRDIGVILDLMIHDLDLVLLLLRERPYRYSVVGQEVDGLDEYANAVLDFPSGVRAVLTASRVSPKSERSLSLTQDGEVIRLEFASEYTEIAIHRFPAKYHDLGGNGRVEEQVERMAIQNDNPLRRQLKHFVDRIQKGAPPLVTLEDDLLALELAIELTRSLKPAPAHH from the coding sequence ATGGAGCTGAAAGTAGGAGTCGTTGGGGTGGGGGTGATGGGCACCTACCACGCGCAGATCTATGCCGGGCTGCCGGGGGTACGGCTCGTCGGCGTGGCCGACCCCGATCCCGAGCGCCGGCGGGTGATCGAGCAGGACTTGGAAGTCCCCGCCTACCCCGAAGCCGAGGCCTTGCTGGGCAAAGTCCAGGCGGTTTCCATCGCCTCGCCTACGCTTTCGCACTATGCCCAGGTGCGGAGGTTCTTGCAGGCCGGGGTGCACGTGCTGGTGGAAAAGCCCATGACTCCCACCCTTTCCCAGGCCAAGGAACTGGTCAACCTGGCGGCCCAGGAGGGGCGGGTGCTCCAGGTGGGGCACGTGATGCGGTTTTACAAAGCGGTGAATGAGCTGCCGCGGATGCTCAAGCAGCCCTGGATGCTCGAGGCCCGCCGCTTGGGCAACAACCGGCGCATCCGGGATATCGGGGTGATCCTCGATTTGATGATCCATGACCTAGACCTGGTGCTCTTGCTCTTGCGCGAGCGGCCTTACCGCTACAGCGTGGTCGGCCAAGAGGTAGACGGCCTAGACGAGTATGCCAACGCCGTATTGGACTTCCCTTCCGGGGTGCGGGCGGTGCTCACGGCCAGCCGGGTTTCTCCTAAAAGCGAACGCTCCCTTTCGCTCACCCAAGACGGAGAAGTGATCCGCTTAGAATTTGCTAGCGAGTACACCGAGATAGCCATCCACCGCTTCCCCGCCAAGTATCACGACCTGGGGGGAAATGGGCGGGTGGAGGAGCAGGTGGAACGCATGGCCATCCAAAACGACAACCCTTTGCGCCGCCAACTAAAACACTTCGTGGACCGAATCCAGAAGGGAGCCCCGCCCTTAGTCACCCTCGAGGACGACCTGCTGGCGTTGGAGCTGGCGATCGAACTGACCCGGTCGCTCAAGCCTGCCCCGGCCCACCATTAG
- the rny gene encoding ribonuclease Y — protein MNLTLLDIVLLLLVLGLGGVIVLLMQRMAHLADQQKVEASEAQRMLADARREAQVMLEAARSESRELLTAARSEAQAIREAAQAEIERARQNLEARMQAQLKEERERLEAGVQASIRAAETTLKRDQEAIEREKEALRREQERLQAELNSIRAEREEQKRELERLARRSEQLDARALKLDQQEEKLEAFEKTLHEREAELSNREKLIEQRLQEVAEMSREEARDLLLSRLDAELEEEKAHRVKASLEKARLEVKREAQKLLAQAAQRQASETAAALAVSVVPIPSDAMKGRIIGREGRNIRTFEALTGVDLIIDDTPEAVLLSSFNPIRREIAKMALEQLVQDGRIHPSRIEEVVEKAKSEMKAYIYERGEEAALEAGVVGLKPGLVQLLGRLHFRSSYGQNVLKHSVQVAHLTGIMAAELGLDAAMGRRAGLLHDLGKSVDREIEGTHVEIGVTLAARFGEPKEVIDAIAHHHDPENGETLYSVLTAAADAISAARPGARRESLEEYIQRLEQLERIALSFPGVESAFAVQAGREVRVIVKPDKVNDAKAVLLAREIAGRIERDMNYPGQVQVTVVRESRAVEYAK, from the coding sequence ATGAATTTAACCCTCTTAGATATCGTGCTGCTCCTGCTGGTGCTGGGGCTGGGCGGGGTCATCGTGCTGCTGATGCAGCGCATGGCGCACCTCGCCGACCAGCAGAAAGTAGAAGCGTCGGAAGCCCAGCGGATGCTCGCCGACGCCCGCCGGGAAGCCCAGGTCATGCTCGAGGCGGCTAGGTCGGAGTCCCGTGAGCTGCTGACCGCTGCCCGCTCGGAGGCCCAGGCCATACGCGAGGCCGCCCAGGCCGAGATCGAGCGTGCCCGCCAAAACCTCGAGGCCCGCATGCAGGCCCAGCTCAAAGAGGAGCGTGAGCGCCTCGAGGCCGGGGTACAGGCCAGCATTCGGGCCGCCGAGACCACCCTCAAGCGCGACCAGGAGGCCATCGAGCGGGAGAAAGAAGCCCTACGGCGCGAGCAGGAGCGGCTCCAGGCGGAGCTAAATAGCATTCGGGCGGAGCGCGAAGAGCAAAAGCGCGAGCTCGAGCGCCTGGCCCGCCGCAGCGAGCAGCTCGACGCCCGGGCCCTCAAGCTCGACCAGCAGGAAGAGAAGCTCGAGGCTTTCGAGAAAACCCTGCATGAACGCGAGGCTGAACTCTCCAACCGCGAGAAGCTGATCGAGCAGCGGCTTCAAGAGGTAGCCGAAATGAGCCGGGAGGAAGCCCGTGACCTACTCCTATCGCGCCTGGACGCCGAGCTCGAGGAGGAGAAGGCCCACCGGGTCAAGGCCAGCTTGGAAAAAGCCCGCCTCGAGGTCAAGCGCGAGGCCCAGAAGCTTCTGGCCCAGGCTGCCCAGCGCCAGGCCTCCGAGACCGCCGCCGCCTTGGCGGTCTCGGTGGTGCCCATTCCCTCCGACGCCATGAAAGGCCGCATCATCGGGCGAGAGGGCCGCAATATCCGCACCTTTGAGGCGCTCACCGGGGTGGACCTCATCATCGACGACACCCCCGAGGCGGTGCTGCTCTCTAGCTTCAACCCCATTCGCCGCGAGATCGCCAAGATGGCCTTGGAGCAACTGGTCCAGGACGGGCGCATCCACCCCAGCCGGATCGAGGAGGTGGTGGAGAAGGCCAAGAGCGAGATGAAGGCCTATATCTACGAGCGGGGCGAGGAAGCCGCGCTCGAGGCCGGCGTAGTGGGCCTGAAACCCGGCTTGGTGCAGCTCCTTGGCCGTTTGCACTTTCGCTCCAGCTACGGTCAGAACGTGCTCAAGCACTCGGTTCAGGTGGCCCACCTCACGGGGATTATGGCGGCCGAATTGGGGCTGGACGCCGCCATGGGCCGCCGGGCTGGACTGTTGCACGACTTGGGCAAGTCGGTGGACCGCGAGATCGAAGGAACCCACGTAGAGATCGGCGTCACCCTGGCCGCGCGCTTCGGGGAGCCCAAGGAGGTCATCGACGCCATCGCCCACCACCACGACCCCGAGAACGGGGAAACCCTCTACTCGGTACTGACTGCCGCTGCCGACGCCATCAGCGCGGCCAGGCCCGGAGCGCGGCGCGAATCCCTGGAGGAGTATATCCAGCGGCTCGAGCAGCTCGAGCGCATTGCCCTCAGCTTCCCCGGCGTGGAAAGCGCCTTCGCCGTGCAGGCTGGGCGGGAGGTGCGGGTCATCGTCAAGCCCGACAAGGTCAATGACGCCAAAGCTGTGTTGCTGGCCCGCGAGATCGCCGGGCGCATCGAGCGGGACATGAACTATCCGGGGCAAGTGCAGGTGACGGTGGTGCGGGAGAGCCGGGCGGTGGAGTACGCGAAGTAG
- a CDS encoding rod shape-determining protein, whose protein sequence is MFRGEDIGIDLGTASVLIYVRGKGIVLREPSVIAMVQGSKEVKAVGAEAYRMLGRTPGNIVAARPLKDGVIADYTLTERMLTLFMRKVLSPVSSRFFKPQVMVGVPSGVTEVERQAVVRAVVEAGARRAFLIDEPLAAAIGAGIAIAEPTGSMVVDIGGGSTDIAVISLGGIVNAQSLKIAGNEFDEAIASFIRNKYNLLIGERTAEDLKIKVGAAKILPDDEPVVAEVRGRDLVSGLPKTVEVSAQNVTEALQDPLDKIIQGVKSVLETTPPELVADIIDRGILLTGGGALLRNLDIVLQEATGVPVVVAENAVEAVAVGTGKALDMLHVLQDALVSSDAVLRR, encoded by the coding sequence ATGTTTAGGGGCGAAGACATCGGGATTGACCTGGGCACCGCTTCCGTGCTGATCTATGTGCGTGGCAAGGGGATTGTGTTGCGCGAACCGTCGGTGATCGCGATGGTGCAGGGCAGCAAGGAGGTCAAGGCGGTGGGCGCGGAAGCCTACCGGATGCTGGGCCGCACGCCCGGCAACATCGTGGCGGCGAGGCCGCTCAAAGATGGGGTCATCGCCGACTACACCCTCACCGAGCGGATGCTGACCCTCTTCATGCGCAAGGTGCTTTCGCCGGTCTCTTCGCGCTTTTTCAAGCCACAGGTGATGGTGGGGGTTCCCTCCGGCGTCACCGAGGTCGAGCGCCAGGCTGTAGTGCGGGCGGTGGTGGAGGCCGGGGCGCGGCGGGCTTTCCTCATCGATGAACCCCTGGCCGCAGCCATCGGGGCGGGGATCGCCATCGCTGAGCCCACCGGGAGCATGGTGGTGGATATCGGGGGAGGTTCTACCGATATCGCGGTGATCAGCTTAGGGGGAATCGTCAACGCGCAGAGCCTCAAGATCGCCGGGAACGAATTCGACGAGGCTATCGCCAGCTTTATCCGCAACAAGTACAACCTGCTGATCGGGGAGCGCACCGCTGAGGACCTCAAGATCAAGGTGGGGGCAGCTAAGATCCTGCCTGACGACGAGCCGGTGGTAGCCGAGGTGCGCGGGCGCGACCTGGTTTCGGGCCTTCCCAAGACCGTGGAGGTCTCGGCCCAGAACGTCACCGAGGCCCTGCAAGACCCGCTCGACAAGATCATCCAGGGGGTGAAGTCGGTGCTCGAGACCACCCCTCCCGAACTGGTCGCCGACATCATCGACCGGGGGATCTTGCTCACCGGCGGCGGGGCTTTGTTGCGTAACCTCGACATCGTGCTCCAGGAGGCCACCGGCGTGCCGGTGGTGGTGGCGGAGAACGCGGTGGAGGCGGTGGCGGTGGGGACCGGCAAGGCGTTGGACATGCTCCACGTGCTGCAAGATGCGCTGGTTTCCTCGGATGCGGTGCTGAGAAGATAA
- a CDS encoding ParA family protein produces the protein MRVLVTSLKGGVGKTTTSVHLATFLSDLGPTLLVDADPAQGALTWAHRGPGFPFVVSSPEEAKPKRFEHVVYDTRAQPKAKALFELGEKADLIIVPTAPGILAMATLQRLLPELEGYAYRVLVTLVPPPPSRDGEAALETLRDLRIPHFKTFIPRYAAFEKAVLAGVTVREVRDERAPLGWASYAAVGRELLRRPTSS, from the coding sequence GTGCGGGTTCTGGTGACCTCCCTCAAAGGGGGCGTGGGCAAAACCACGACCTCGGTGCACCTAGCCACCTTTCTTAGCGACTTGGGGCCCACCCTCTTGGTAGACGCCGACCCCGCCCAGGGCGCCCTGACTTGGGCCCATCGGGGCCCGGGGTTCCCGTTCGTTGTGAGCAGCCCCGAGGAAGCCAAGCCCAAGCGCTTCGAACATGTGGTCTACGATACCCGGGCCCAGCCCAAGGCCAAGGCCCTCTTCGAACTCGGGGAGAAAGCCGATCTGATCATCGTGCCCACCGCGCCCGGAATTCTGGCGATGGCCACCCTCCAGCGCCTGTTGCCCGAACTCGAGGGCTATGCCTACCGGGTGCTGGTGACCTTGGTTCCGCCTCCTCCTTCACGGGACGGGGAAGCGGCGCTCGAGACCCTGCGAGACCTCCGGATTCCCCATTTCAAGACCTTCATCCCCCGCTACGCCGCCTTCGAGAAGGCGGTGCTGGCCGGGGTGACGGTGCGAGAGGTGCGCGACGAGCGGGCTCCGCTGGGCTGGGCCAGCTATGCGGCGGTAGGGCGGGAACTGCTGAGGCGGCCGACTTCCTCGTAA
- the lpxC gene encoding UDP-3-O-acyl-N-acetylglucosamine deacetylase, with protein sequence MVEIEGIGLHTGQPAKVRFFAEEGPVRLRVGGQTFRPLASRVGDTTRCTVLEAEGVRLMTVEHLLAALYLRGIWEGLLIEVEGPEVPILDGSAEGWIAALEPFPARGPKPRPIPGPLRLQENKSLVSVEPAAVFSLNVTIAFPHPKIGYQSFASPPRALMEVSDARTFGFLAEVNALKAQGLIRGASLENALVFSECAPLNTPRGLDEPVRHKALDFLGDLYLAGAPWAGRFSVHRGSHRLHVQLAAQLERRLAGAGSDPGGSS encoded by the coding sequence ATGGTGGAAATCGAGGGGATAGGCCTACACACCGGGCAACCGGCCAAGGTTCGGTTTTTCGCCGAGGAAGGCCCGGTGCGCCTACGGGTAGGGGGGCAGACCTTTCGTCCGCTCGCGAGCCGGGTCGGTGACACTACCCGCTGCACCGTGCTAGAGGCAGAAGGGGTGCGCCTGATGACGGTCGAGCACCTCCTGGCGGCTTTGTATTTGCGCGGGATTTGGGAGGGGTTGCTGATCGAAGTAGAGGGGCCGGAAGTCCCGATCCTGGATGGCAGCGCCGAGGGCTGGATAGCGGCGCTCGAACCCTTCCCGGCCCGGGGGCCAAAACCCCGCCCGATTCCCGGACCGCTCCGGCTGCAAGAAAACAAAAGCCTGGTGAGTGTTGAGCCCGCCGCAGTTTTTTCCCTCAACGTAACCATCGCGTTTCCCCATCCCAAAATCGGCTACCAAAGCTTCGCCAGCCCGCCGCGGGCGTTGATGGAGGTGAGCGATGCCCGTACCTTCGGCTTTCTCGCGGAGGTCAACGCCCTCAAGGCACAAGGCCTGATCCGGGGGGCCTCGCTGGAGAATGCGCTGGTGTTTAGCGAGTGCGCTCCGCTCAATACCCCGCGGGGCCTGGACGAGCCGGTGCGGCACAAGGCTTTGGATTTTCTAGGAGACCTCTACCTGGCCGGGGCCCCTTGGGCCGGGCGGTTCAGCGTGCACCGGGGGTCGCACCGGCTGCACGTACAGTTGGCGGCTCAGCTCGAGCGGAGGCTGGCGGGGGCCGGATCGGATCCAGGGGGCAGTAGTTGA
- the lpxA gene encoding acyl-ACP--UDP-N-acetylglucosamine O-acyltransferase codes for MVEAKIHPTAIVSPRAQLGLGVEIGPYCVVEGPCVLGGGVVLEPHVVIRPYVRLGEGVRVASYAVLGGEPQDLGFKGQETWLEVGERTVIREGVSLHRSTREDRPTRIGAGCYLMAHSHVAHDCQVGDGVVLTNAVNLAGHVEVGERAVLGGMTGVHQFVRIGAYAMVGGASKVSQDILPFTLADGRPARHYRLNTVGLRRNGIGGERYRALEQAFRALREGNFPDGLPQTEEILRLCAFVEAPSKRGIAAFARWGEE; via the coding sequence ATGGTCGAGGCTAAAATCCACCCCACCGCCATCGTCTCGCCTCGCGCTCAGCTCGGCCTAGGGGTAGAGATCGGCCCTTATTGCGTGGTGGAGGGGCCTTGTGTGCTGGGAGGGGGGGTTGTCCTGGAGCCGCATGTGGTCATTCGGCCTTACGTGCGCCTGGGGGAGGGGGTGCGCGTCGCTTCTTACGCGGTGCTCGGCGGAGAGCCCCAAGACCTCGGCTTCAAGGGTCAGGAGACCTGGCTCGAGGTCGGAGAGCGCACGGTGATCCGCGAGGGCGTGAGCCTGCACCGCTCCACCCGCGAGGACCGGCCCACCCGCATCGGCGCGGGCTGCTATCTGATGGCCCACAGCCACGTGGCCCACGACTGCCAGGTGGGCGATGGGGTGGTGCTGACCAACGCGGTGAACTTGGCGGGGCACGTGGAGGTGGGGGAGAGGGCCGTTTTGGGCGGGATGACTGGGGTTCATCAATTCGTGCGGATCGGGGCTTACGCCATGGTGGGTGGGGCTTCCAAGGTCAGCCAGGATATCTTGCCCTTTACCCTAGCGGACGGTCGGCCTGCGCGGCACTACCGGCTCAACACCGTAGGGCTGCGCCGCAACGGGATCGGCGGGGAACGCTACCGGGCGCTCGAGCAGGCTTTTCGTGCCCTCCGCGAGGGGAATTTCCCCGATGGCCTCCCCCAGACCGAGGAGATCCTACGGCTGTGCGCCTTCGTCGAAGCTCCGTCCAAGCGGGGTATCGCTGCCTTCGCCCGCTGGGGCGAGGAATGA
- the recA gene encoding recombinase RecA, translating into MDKEKQKALEGALKSIEKQFGKGAVMRLGESPRQQVDVISTGSLGLDMALGVGGIPRGRITEIYGPESGGKTTLSLSIIAEAQRKGGVAAFVDAEHALDPTYAKSLGVNIDDLLVSQPDTGEQALEIVELLTRSGAIDVIVVDSVAALVPQAEIEGQMGDAFVGVQARLMSQALRKLTAALSKSNTACIFINQIREKVGVMYGNPETTPGGRALKFYASVRLDVRKQGQPIKVGNDAVGNRVKVKVTKNKLAPPFREHEIELYFGKGIDPMADLVTVAIAAGVIEKSGSWLSYGETRLGQGKEKAADLLRSVPEMAQEIREKVLAQAGKIPLVVAGEEESEPEAAEAEA; encoded by the coding sequence ATGGATAAGGAGAAGCAAAAAGCCTTGGAAGGAGCTTTGAAGTCCATCGAGAAGCAATTCGGTAAGGGCGCGGTGATGCGTTTGGGAGAGTCGCCGCGGCAACAGGTGGACGTGATCTCTACCGGGAGCCTGGGGCTGGACATGGCTTTGGGCGTCGGAGGGATCCCTCGCGGGCGCATCACCGAGATCTACGGTCCGGAGTCGGGCGGCAAGACCACCCTCTCCCTCTCCATCATCGCCGAGGCCCAGCGCAAGGGGGGGGTAGCGGCTTTTGTGGACGCCGAACACGCCCTGGATCCGACCTACGCCAAGAGCCTAGGGGTCAACATCGACGACCTTTTGGTCAGCCAGCCGGATACCGGCGAACAAGCGCTGGAGATCGTCGAACTCTTGACCCGCTCGGGGGCCATAGATGTCATCGTCGTGGACTCGGTGGCGGCTTTGGTGCCTCAGGCCGAGATCGAGGGGCAGATGGGCGACGCATTCGTGGGCGTTCAAGCCCGGCTGATGAGCCAAGCCCTGCGCAAGCTTACCGCGGCGCTCTCCAAGAGCAACACGGCCTGCATCTTCATCAACCAAATCCGCGAGAAGGTGGGGGTGATGTACGGTAACCCCGAGACCACCCCCGGCGGGCGGGCGCTCAAGTTTTATGCCTCGGTGCGCCTGGATGTGCGCAAACAGGGCCAGCCCATCAAAGTCGGCAACGATGCTGTAGGCAACCGGGTCAAGGTCAAGGTTACCAAAAACAAGCTGGCCCCGCCTTTCCGCGAGCACGAGATCGAGCTGTACTTTGGCAAGGGCATTGACCCCATGGCTGATCTGGTCACGGTGGCGATCGCCGCCGGGGTGATTGAGAAGTCCGGCTCGTGGCTCTCCTACGGCGAGACCCGGCTGGGTCAGGGCAAGGAGAAAGCTGCCGATCTCCTCCGCAGCGTGCCTGAGATGGCTCAGGAGATCCGTGAGAAAGTTTTGGCGCAAGCGGGTAAAATACCGTTAGTGGTGGCGGGCGAAGAGGAATCGGAGCCCGAAGCTGCTGAAGCTGAAGCCTAA
- a CDS encoding UDP-3-O-(3-hydroxymyristoyl)glucosamine N-acyltransferase, protein MRLSQIAAHLGGRLEGPDLEVTRLATPEGAGPGELVVVREPRWLEAALASGAALVLGEGSPRPQTPAHSVIFVSQMEKAWPRLLALFERPLRWAEPGIHPSAIVEPDAQVHPTAAIGAYALIRSGAHIKAGAVVAPYAYVGEGAEIGEGAVLEPRVTLYPQTVVGPGCWIGAGAVLGVVGFGFQAGVRLPHTGRVVLEEGVELGAGSIVQRSVVGETRIGAYSKIGELVLIGHNVQIGREVVMVGASAVGGSVRVEDRVVIAGQVVLADHIRVGQGARVAGSSAVSKDIPPGETWAGGVPARPIREHWRRLAMLDWLVKVEKKIRGLIDKPR, encoded by the coding sequence ATGCGCTTATCCCAAATCGCCGCGCACTTAGGGGGCCGCCTGGAAGGGCCGGACCTCGAGGTAACCCGTCTGGCCACGCCCGAGGGGGCCGGCCCCGGCGAGCTGGTGGTGGTGCGGGAACCCAGGTGGCTCGAGGCGGCCTTGGCCTCGGGGGCAGCACTGGTGCTGGGGGAGGGCAGCCCCCGGCCGCAGACCCCAGCCCATTCGGTTATCTTTGTTTCCCAGATGGAAAAGGCCTGGCCGCGATTGCTCGCGCTCTTCGAGCGTCCCCTGCGCTGGGCTGAGCCGGGGATTCATCCCAGCGCCATCGTCGAGCCCGATGCCCAGGTGCACCCCACGGCGGCCATCGGGGCTTATGCCCTGATCCGTTCGGGGGCGCACATCAAGGCAGGGGCGGTGGTGGCACCCTATGCCTATGTGGGCGAAGGGGCGGAAATAGGGGAGGGAGCGGTGCTCGAGCCGCGCGTCACCCTTTACCCCCAGACCGTAGTCGGGCCAGGTTGCTGGATTGGTGCGGGGGCGGTGTTGGGGGTGGTCGGGTTCGGTTTCCAAGCCGGGGTGCGCTTACCTCATACCGGGCGGGTGGTGCTCGAGGAGGGGGTAGAACTCGGCGCAGGGAGCATCGTTCAGCGCAGCGTGGTGGGGGAGACCCGGATCGGCGCTTACAGCAAGATCGGCGAGCTGGTGCTCATCGGCCACAACGTGCAGATCGGGCGGGAAGTGGTGATGGTGGGCGCGAGCGCGGTGGGAGGCAGCGTAAGGGTTGAGGATCGGGTGGTAATAGCGGGCCAGGTAGTTCTGGCCGACCATATTCGGGTCGGGCAGGGGGCTCGGGTCGCCGGGAGTAGCGCGGTCTCCAAGGATATTCCTCCCGGTGAGACCTGGGCTGGAGGGGTTCCGGCCCGGCCTATCCGCGAGCACTGGCGACGCTTGGCCATGCTGGATTGGTTGGTGAAGGTGGAGAAGAAGATTCGGGGGCTTATTGACAAGCCACGTTGA
- the thpR gene encoding RNA 2',3'-cyclic phosphodiesterase translates to MRLFYAVFLPENVREALALAQEKVRPYRGWKATRPDQLHVTLMFLGEVDETRLPQLKQVGEEAAAGVASFTARLRGTGFFPERGSPRVWFAKAEGAGFGPLAARLRQALPEFAGAQSFKAHVTLARRKGPVPRPKPLVLDLAFQVHEACLVHSELSSSGPTYQVLERFPLAG, encoded by the coding sequence ATGAGGCTTTTCTACGCTGTATTTTTACCGGAAAACGTGCGTGAAGCCCTGGCCCTAGCGCAGGAGAAGGTACGACCCTATAGGGGCTGGAAGGCCACCCGGCCCGATCAGTTGCATGTGACGTTGATGTTTTTGGGCGAGGTGGACGAAACCCGGCTTCCCCAGCTAAAGCAGGTCGGCGAGGAAGCGGCGGCGGGGGTGGCTTCCTTTACCGCTCGGCTGCGTGGCACGGGCTTTTTCCCCGAGCGGGGGTCGCCCCGGGTCTGGTTCGCTAAAGCCGAGGGCGCGGGCTTTGGGCCGCTGGCCGCTAGGCTGCGGCAGGCCCTGCCAGAGTTCGCCGGAGCCCAAAGCTTCAAGGCCCATGTCACCCTAGCCCGCCGCAAGGGGCCAGTCCCCCGCCCTAAACCCCTGGTCCTTGACCTGGCGTTCCAGGTCCATGAGGCTTGTTTGGTTCATTCGGAGTTGTCATCCTCGGGCCCTACATACCAGGTGCTCGAGCGGTTTCCTCTGGCGGGCTAG